One genomic segment of Thermogemmatispora onikobensis includes these proteins:
- a CDS encoding VOC family protein, which produces MLTGIDHVILGVKDLERASALFSEQLGLSVSGGGRHPAAGTANRIIVIGDTYLELITVVAPDEAQPSMLERLAKGEGYWNFALASDAIETDCQRMRARGVPVLGPNRGELRAADGRSRSWLRADIERPDLAQHYPFLIQHDSSGEERRFRLAGWRQPPPHPLGAVRVSSVAIAVADLDEGRRRFSQIYGLEASPPYTGEAEHWEAFLVAFPLGNGFQSFELASPLPLANNTPADSLPGLGQLWPEPGSVAPFLQTVGENLCRMTLEVTDLQAARRYLDQHGVTYLLREQPQPVLWIHPDFTCGAAIVLHQLA; this is translated from the coding sequence ATGCTCACCGGTATCGACCATGTGATTCTTGGGGTCAAGGATCTGGAGAGGGCCAGTGCTCTCTTCTCTGAGCAGCTGGGCTTGAGCGTCTCTGGCGGTGGGCGCCATCCCGCCGCCGGGACGGCCAATCGTATTATTGTGATCGGCGACACCTACCTGGAGTTGATTACAGTCGTGGCGCCGGATGAGGCTCAGCCCAGTATGTTGGAACGTCTCGCCAAGGGAGAGGGCTACTGGAACTTTGCTCTGGCTTCTGATGCGATTGAAACGGATTGCCAGCGGATGCGGGCGCGCGGGGTACCCGTGTTGGGTCCGAATCGCGGAGAGCTACGGGCCGCCGATGGCCGCTCTCGCTCCTGGCTGCGCGCCGATATTGAGCGCCCCGACCTGGCCCAGCACTATCCTTTTCTCATCCAGCACGACAGCAGTGGGGAGGAGCGCCGTTTCCGCCTTGCTGGCTGGCGCCAACCACCCCCCCATCCTTTGGGAGCAGTGCGCGTCTCCAGCGTGGCGATCGCCGTGGCCGATCTGGACGAGGGCCGGCGACGCTTCAGCCAGATTTACGGGCTGGAAGCCTCTCCTCCCTATACAGGCGAGGCCGAGCACTGGGAAGCCTTCCTGGTGGCTTTCCCGTTGGGCAATGGTTTCCAGAGCTTCGAGCTGGCGTCTCCTCTGCCGCTGGCCAACAATACACCCGCTGACTCGCTCCCTGGCCTGGGCCAGTTGTGGCCAGAGCCAGGGAGTGTGGCGCCTTTTCTCCAGACAGTGGGTGAGAACCTCTGTCGGATGACGCTGGAGGTCACTGATCTGCAAGCGGCCCGGCGCTACCTTGACCAGCACGGCGTCACCTATCTGCTCCGGGAGCAGCCCCAGCCAGTCCTCTGGATTCATCCAGACTTCACCTGCGGAGCCGCTATTGTGCTGCACCAACTCGCTTGA
- a CDS encoding HD domain-containing protein — translation MHSIEDQLEWWQLPQPTPEELQLSGGLQVEDWPHARHVARLSLQLFVATEPLHGLDDKAQRLLERAALLHNTGMLVEERRHHKHSFRLIKETPLPDFSDEERHEIACIARYHRRALPSLAHEEYAVMSRPARKRVSMLAALLRIADALDYNHDARVLRLASVSEECTRERWTIQLWTRPLADLDEELDQAHEKADLFEKVFKRKLRFHIAAAE, via the coding sequence ATGCATTCCATAGAAGATCAATTAGAGTGGTGGCAACTCCCTCAGCCCACACCCGAAGAGTTGCAGCTCAGCGGGGGATTGCAAGTCGAAGACTGGCCCCATGCCCGTCATGTGGCGCGTCTCTCCTTGCAGCTCTTTGTAGCCACAGAACCGTTGCATGGACTTGATGACAAAGCGCAGCGCCTGCTAGAGCGGGCAGCCCTCTTACACAACACAGGGATGCTCGTTGAAGAGCGGCGTCATCACAAGCACTCCTTCCGTCTCATCAAGGAGACCCCACTCCCTGACTTTAGCGATGAGGAGCGGCACGAAATTGCCTGCATTGCGCGCTACCATCGGCGAGCCTTGCCGAGTCTGGCGCACGAAGAATATGCGGTCATGAGTCGCCCAGCGCGCAAGCGCGTCTCCATGCTTGCAGCTCTCTTACGCATTGCCGATGCCCTCGACTACAATCACGATGCTCGTGTGTTGCGTCTGGCCAGTGTGTCCGAGGAGTGCACCCGGGAGCGCTGGACGATTCAACTCTGGACGCGCCCCCTGGCTGATCTTGACGAAGAGCTTGACCAGGCTCACGAGAAAGCCGATCTGTTCGAGAAAGTCTTCAAGCGAAAGCTGCGTTTTCATATTGCAGCGGCGGAGTGA
- a CDS encoding CHAD domain-containing protein, which translates to MAKAQPVKGLDPCAPAAHNARLIALQRLEELYGWSQAADDPHDTRRQHHLRIAVKRLRYTLELFQEVLPEECQAVLAELEQLQEELGRLHDHDVLIALLKGVLTRAEGDAIDETAQLISLPPALGEPPLAIQGSLCHLLPRLLEERERHFLAFRQHWQELEARHFRQELQVLLRS; encoded by the coding sequence ATGGCCAAAGCCCAGCCTGTCAAAGGTCTTGATCCCTGCGCACCCGCTGCCCACAATGCCCGTCTGATCGCCCTGCAGCGTCTGGAGGAACTCTATGGCTGGAGCCAGGCGGCGGACGATCCGCACGACACGCGGCGCCAGCATCACCTGCGCATTGCCGTCAAGCGGCTCCGCTACACCCTGGAACTGTTCCAGGAAGTCTTACCGGAAGAATGTCAGGCGGTGCTGGCAGAGCTGGAGCAGTTGCAGGAAGAGCTGGGGAGGCTCCACGATCACGATGTTCTTATTGCCTTACTCAAAGGAGTATTGACCAGGGCTGAGGGAGACGCCATTGACGAGACTGCTCAACTTATATCTTTGCCGCCGGCTCTGGGGGAGCCGCCGCTCGCCATTCAGGGGAGTCTGTGCCACCTCCTGCCGCGTCTTCTGGAAGAGCGTGAGAGACATTTCCTTGCTTTTCGCCAACATTGGCAGGAGCTTGAAGCTCGGCACTTCCGACAAGAGCTGCAAGTCCTCTTACGGAGCTAG
- a CDS encoding Ppx/GppA phosphatase family protein produces the protein MGAESRPIRAAIDIGSNTIHLVVARCWPDYLDILADELDLTRLGESVNVSGAISEEKAELAFAVIAQYVTLARRLGAETILLIATEAIRRASNRAAFLGRIEQQVGLPVALISGEAEAVLTFYGATYELYHAGRAPLDLGVVDLGGGSTELVTAHDGRITWRLSLPIGSGWLLDRYLSSDPPTRQERATARTFLQDSLRDLVIPFYPPVLVATGGSANSLWLLAERAFGLPANQRSLSAEDLAQCEGLLAALSASEIAERYGQPYKRARILPAGTLILRALLARLGLDQLLISPHGIREGALLAYERYGPAWLYRVEDQGAVGGQDRKSHEQRQTAEEAAHDDFLAYGRRLLTERLEKMLSWRRLLLKEADEEAVHKMRVASRRLRAALDAYRGYLEPVAFKKLYRRLKKTAALLGAVRDSDVLLLNLHALLTEAEAEDRPALLWLLAVLEEQRGQQVAALEEHLRELDGEALRAQLLACFAGEEC, from the coding sequence ATGGGAGCAGAATCGCGGCCAATCCGGGCCGCCATCGATATCGGCAGCAACACGATACACCTCGTAGTTGCTCGTTGCTGGCCTGATTACCTGGACATTCTTGCCGATGAGCTTGACCTTACCCGTCTTGGAGAAAGCGTCAACGTCAGCGGGGCGATCTCCGAAGAGAAGGCAGAACTAGCCTTCGCGGTCATTGCGCAGTACGTGACCCTGGCGCGGCGTCTGGGGGCGGAGACCATCCTTCTGATCGCCACAGAGGCCATTCGCCGGGCCAGCAATCGGGCGGCCTTCCTCGGACGGATTGAGCAGCAAGTCGGGCTTCCCGTAGCCCTTATCAGTGGTGAAGCCGAGGCTGTGCTAACTTTCTATGGGGCCACCTATGAACTCTATCACGCAGGGCGGGCCCCTCTTGACCTCGGGGTCGTTGATCTCGGCGGAGGAAGTACCGAGCTGGTCACTGCCCACGACGGGCGCATCACCTGGCGTCTCTCCCTGCCCATTGGCTCCGGCTGGTTGCTCGATCGCTATCTATCATCTGATCCGCCGACTCGTCAAGAACGGGCCACCGCGCGCACCTTTCTGCAAGATTCCCTGCGCGATCTGGTCATCCCCTTCTACCCGCCTGTGCTGGTTGCCACCGGTGGCAGCGCCAATTCTCTTTGGTTACTGGCTGAGCGCGCCTTTGGCCTGCCAGCTAACCAGCGCTCCCTCAGCGCCGAAGATCTGGCTCAATGCGAGGGATTACTGGCGGCCCTCTCGGCGAGCGAGATCGCCGAGCGCTATGGGCAGCCCTATAAGCGGGCCCGTATTCTCCCTGCTGGCACCCTGATCCTGCGAGCTTTGCTGGCGCGCCTGGGGCTGGATCAGCTACTGATTAGTCCCCACGGCATTCGCGAGGGAGCATTGCTAGCCTACGAGCGCTATGGTCCAGCCTGGCTCTACCGGGTTGAGGATCAAGGAGCCGTCGGCGGCCAGGATCGGAAGAGCCACGAGCAGCGTCAGACAGCCGAAGAGGCTGCCCACGACGATTTCCTTGCCTATGGCCGTCGCCTGCTTACTGAGCGCCTGGAGAAGATGCTCTCCTGGCGCCGTCTCCTCCTCAAGGAAGCAGATGAGGAAGCCGTCCATAAGATGCGCGTGGCTTCGCGGCGTCTACGGGCCGCTCTTGACGCCTATCGTGGCTATCTAGAACCAGTGGCCTTCAAGAAGCTCTATCGCCGCCTCAAAAAAACCGCTGCCCTCCTTGGCGCCGTACGAGACAGCGACGTCCTGCTCCTGAACCTGCACGCACTGCTGACAGAAGCTGAGGCCGAGGATCGTCCTGCCCTCCTTTGGCTGCTGGCCGTGCTGGAAGAGCAGCGCGGTCAGCAGGTCGCTGCCCTGGAGGAGCATCTACGCGAGCTAGACGGCGAAGCGCTACGCGCGCAGCTGCTGGCCTGCTTTGCAGGAGAGGAGTGCTAA
- a CDS encoding TetR family transcriptional regulator, translating into MSDTAISQQDQAVRSGLRERKKRLLQEAIEQAALKLFLQRGYEQTSIQDIAEAVMISPRTFFRYFPSKEEVLLGPTRAVMRAGLEHLRTLPLPRVQSENEAVRTALRAVLLYIAQLYQHQRRSFLLRYQIARQVPSVAAFYLYALLEAEMAFYDLLQERAGEAYECGRLRLLVATHVAALRVALERWLDEGAEGDLQALVTSYLEALH; encoded by the coding sequence ATGAGCGACACGGCCATCTCACAACAGGACCAGGCCGTCCGGTCTGGCCTACGCGAGCGCAAGAAGCGTCTTCTTCAGGAAGCCATTGAACAAGCCGCGCTCAAGCTCTTCCTACAGCGCGGTTACGAGCAGACCTCCATTCAGGATATTGCTGAAGCAGTCATGATCTCGCCGCGTACCTTCTTCCGCTACTTTCCATCCAAGGAAGAAGTCTTACTGGGGCCAACGCGGGCTGTCATGCGGGCCGGGCTAGAGCATCTGCGTACTCTGCCGCTGCCGAGGGTCCAGTCTGAGAACGAGGCAGTGCGCACCGCGCTGAGAGCTGTCTTGCTCTACATTGCCCAGCTCTACCAGCACCAGCGCCGCAGTTTCCTGCTGCGCTATCAGATTGCCCGCCAGGTTCCATCGGTGGCCGCCTTTTACCTCTATGCCCTCTTAGAGGCTGAGATGGCCTTTTATGACCTTCTTCAGGAGCGCGCGGGGGAAGCATATGAGTGTGGCAGGCTTCGCTTGTTAGTGGCCACCCATGTGGCTGCCCTGCGAGTTGCGCTGGAACGATGGCTTGATGAGGGGGCGGAGGGTGACCTCCAGGCTCTTGTCACAAGCTATCTTGAGGCGCTGCACTAA
- a CDS encoding SDR family NAD(P)-dependent oxidoreductase: protein MMRFEQQVAVVTGAASGIGRALVQRLTSEGAAVVAVDIVEEPLQALVAELQGQGAKLCACPADVASESGVEAMLTTATSTYGRLDILCNNAGIMDLMTPAAEVPLELWERVLAVNLYGPFLACRRAIPIFLEQGSGTIVNTASEAGLRGGAAGTPYTVSKHGLIGLTRSIAFHYGERGIRCNAVCPGAVATAIGMGSGVPSQSGLERVGTFIRASAPSRVASPDEIAAAIAFLASKEASYINGAILPVDGGWLAA, encoded by the coding sequence ATGATGCGCTTCGAGCAACAGGTCGCCGTGGTGACAGGAGCCGCGTCAGGCATCGGTCGCGCACTGGTGCAGCGCCTGACTAGCGAAGGAGCGGCGGTGGTCGCCGTCGATATTGTCGAGGAGCCGTTGCAGGCACTGGTAGCGGAATTGCAAGGGCAGGGGGCAAAGCTCTGCGCCTGCCCCGCCGATGTGGCCTCGGAGAGTGGCGTTGAGGCCATGCTGACGACTGCTACTTCGACCTACGGGCGGCTCGATATCCTGTGCAATAATGCGGGTATCATGGATCTGATGACGCCCGCCGCTGAGGTTCCCTTAGAGTTGTGGGAGCGCGTGCTCGCAGTGAACCTCTACGGTCCCTTCCTGGCTTGCCGCCGGGCCATTCCGATTTTTCTAGAGCAGGGTAGCGGCACGATTGTCAATACGGCCTCCGAGGCTGGCCTGCGCGGCGGCGCCGCCGGCACCCCGTACACGGTCTCCAAGCATGGTCTGATCGGCCTGACTCGCAGCATTGCTTTCCACTATGGCGAGCGTGGCATTCGCTGCAACGCCGTTTGTCCGGGAGCGGTGGCGACAGCTATCGGTATGGGGTCGGGCGTCCCGAGTCAGTCTGGTCTGGAGCGCGTTGGGACCTTCATCCGCGCCAGCGCTCCCTCACGGGTAGCCTCGCCCGACGAGATCGCCGCAGCTATTGCTTTCCTCGCTTCCAAAGAAGCAAGCTATATTAATGGGGCCATCCTGCCCGTTGACGGAGGCTGGCTAGCAGCTTGA
- the thiC gene encoding phosphomethylpyrimidine synthase ThiC has product MPTQLEQARQGQITEAMAYVAQAEGLPVEAIREKVAAGLAVIPANPNHRTLSHFTAIGQGLLVKVNANLGTSYDYVNLAEECQKLALAQQAGADAVMDLSTGGDIPAIRQTLLGSCIVPLGTVPIYEAEFRAVREKGSFLKMSADELFETIEQHGKAGVDFITVHCGVTRQNLEHYRQAERVTGIVSRGGGLLAAWMLENGAENPLYEHFDWLLEIARQYDMTLSLGDGLRPGSLADDLDGAQVGELIILGELVERARRAGVQVMVEGPGHVPLSEVQANVQLQKKLCRGAPFYILGMLPVDTAAGFDHIAGAIGGALAGMHGADMLCYLTPAEHLGLPNPRQVYEGVVAFKIAAHAADVARGHPQALARNRQMSEARYRLDWDTQFQLALYPEEARRIFAERASKTRACSMCGPFCPMNLVEHVLRRQQRDGSPHPQAAEQLVR; this is encoded by the coding sequence GTGCCAACTCAGCTTGAGCAGGCCCGTCAGGGCCAGATTACCGAGGCAATGGCCTATGTGGCCCAAGCCGAAGGTCTCCCCGTTGAAGCAATCCGCGAGAAGGTCGCTGCCGGCCTGGCAGTTATTCCAGCCAACCCCAATCATCGCACCCTCTCTCACTTTACCGCTATCGGCCAGGGCCTCCTGGTAAAAGTCAACGCCAACCTTGGTACCTCCTACGACTATGTCAATCTAGCAGAGGAGTGCCAAAAGCTCGCACTGGCCCAGCAGGCTGGCGCCGATGCCGTCATGGATCTCTCGACCGGTGGCGACATTCCCGCCATTCGTCAGACGCTGTTGGGGTCCTGTATTGTTCCCCTGGGCACCGTTCCGATCTACGAAGCCGAGTTTCGGGCGGTGCGCGAGAAGGGTTCTTTTCTCAAGATGAGCGCCGATGAGCTGTTTGAGACGATTGAACAGCATGGCAAGGCTGGCGTCGATTTTATTACTGTGCACTGTGGGGTGACGCGTCAGAATCTGGAGCATTACCGGCAGGCGGAGCGCGTGACAGGGATTGTTTCGCGCGGCGGGGGCCTGCTGGCGGCCTGGATGCTGGAGAACGGAGCCGAGAATCCGCTCTACGAGCATTTCGATTGGCTGCTGGAGATCGCTCGCCAGTATGATATGACGTTGAGCCTGGGAGATGGCCTTCGGCCTGGATCGCTTGCCGATGATCTTGACGGCGCCCAGGTGGGCGAGTTGATTATCCTGGGAGAGTTAGTCGAACGAGCGCGGCGCGCAGGCGTACAGGTGATGGTTGAAGGTCCGGGCCATGTGCCCCTCAGCGAAGTGCAGGCCAATGTCCAGCTGCAGAAGAAGCTCTGTCGTGGTGCTCCTTTCTACATTCTGGGCATGTTGCCCGTTGATACCGCTGCCGGCTTCGACCATATCGCCGGAGCGATCGGTGGGGCGCTGGCAGGCATGCATGGGGCCGATATGCTCTGCTATCTGACGCCGGCTGAGCATCTGGGTCTGCCTAATCCGCGCCAGGTCTATGAGGGAGTGGTAGCTTTTAAGATCGCCGCCCACGCCGCTGATGTAGCTCGTGGCCATCCCCAGGCCCTGGCTCGCAACCGTCAGATGTCGGAGGCTCGCTATCGTCTCGACTGGGATACCCAATTTCAATTGGCGCTCTATCCTGAAGAGGCACGGCGCATCTTCGCTGAGCGCGCTTCCAAGACGCGGGCCTGCTCAATGTGTGGGCCATTCTGCCCGATGAATCTTGTTGAGCATGTGCTGCGTCGACAGCAACGGGACGGTAGCCCGCATCCACAGGCGGCGGAGCAGCTGGTCCGCTGA
- a CDS encoding phosphoketolase family protein, whose product MSTAAGARTLSQQQLELMHKYWCAANYLTVGQIYLQENPLLKEPLRPEHIKPRLLGHWGTSPGLNLIYVHLNRLIKDYDVDMIFLAGPGHGGPAVIANVYLEGTYSEIYPEVSQDEQGLRRLFRQFSTPGGVPSHVGVPIPGSIHEGGELGYVLAHAFGAAFDNPDLIVAAVVGDGEAETGPLEGSWKSIKFLNPIRDGAVLPILHLNEYKISGPTVLGRTSDERIEQLFSGHGYHVYFVEGDDPLTVHRALAETLDHCYHEIRSYQQQARTQGFSGVPRWPLIVLRTPKGWTGPKEVDGIPVEGTFRAHQVPLEEVRTKPAHLKLLEDWLRSYHPEELFDEGGRLRPELAALAPQGERRMGANPHANGGKLLVDLRLPDFRSYALEVSKPATSYYSNTRPLGVFLRDIFKENAEQANFRYFCPDETNSNRLGDVFAVQNRTFLERILPIDDHLSPDGRVMEVLSEHLCEGWLEGYLLTGRHGLFATYEAFAMIADSMIIQYSKWLEGSRSLSWRAPIASLNLLLTSTCWRNDHNGFSHQGPGLIDTLLSRRGSIARIYLPPDANCLLSVADHCLRSRDYINLIVVDKQPHLQYLSMAEAIEHCRRGLSIWPWAGNEDDNEPDVVLACAGDVMTMETVAAAWWLRRQLPQLKVRVVNVVDLMTLYPPELHPHGLDHATFVAHFTEAKPVIFAFHGYQRAVHQLVHGRPNPARFHVRGYNEQGTTTTPFDMVVLNEVSRYHLCLLAMEHTPRLRHLTAPLVRECEERLREHHRYIREHLEDMPEIRDWTWTD is encoded by the coding sequence ATGTCGACCGCTGCCGGGGCGCGTACACTCAGCCAGCAGCAGCTAGAACTGATGCATAAGTACTGGTGTGCCGCCAACTATCTGACTGTAGGGCAGATCTACCTCCAGGAAAATCCCTTGCTCAAGGAGCCACTGCGGCCCGAGCACATCAAGCCCCGGTTGTTGGGGCATTGGGGCACCTCGCCAGGCTTGAATCTCATCTACGTCCATCTCAATCGCCTGATCAAAGACTATGACGTCGATATGATCTTTCTGGCAGGACCCGGACATGGTGGTCCGGCGGTGATCGCCAACGTCTACCTTGAAGGGACCTATTCAGAGATCTACCCGGAAGTAAGCCAGGACGAGCAAGGGCTGCGTCGCCTCTTTCGCCAGTTCTCTACTCCTGGCGGCGTGCCCAGTCACGTCGGCGTTCCCATTCCTGGCTCCATCCACGAAGGGGGCGAGTTAGGCTATGTGCTGGCCCATGCCTTCGGCGCTGCCTTCGACAATCCCGATCTGATTGTAGCTGCCGTTGTCGGCGATGGCGAAGCCGAAACTGGTCCCCTCGAAGGGTCCTGGAAAAGCATCAAATTTCTCAATCCCATCCGTGACGGAGCCGTGCTTCCTATTCTGCACCTCAACGAGTACAAGATCTCCGGTCCGACGGTTCTGGGTCGCACCAGCGACGAGCGGATCGAACAGCTCTTCTCGGGACACGGTTACCACGTCTACTTTGTCGAAGGAGACGACCCGCTCACTGTGCATCGGGCCCTGGCCGAAACCCTTGATCACTGCTATCACGAGATCCGCAGCTACCAGCAGCAGGCCCGGACCCAGGGTTTCAGTGGCGTACCGCGTTGGCCGCTGATTGTCCTTCGTACGCCCAAAGGCTGGACCGGCCCCAAGGAAGTCGATGGTATCCCCGTTGAAGGGACCTTCCGCGCGCATCAGGTTCCCCTGGAGGAGGTCAGGACGAAACCGGCTCACCTCAAGCTGCTGGAGGACTGGTTACGCAGCTATCACCCCGAAGAGCTGTTTGACGAAGGCGGACGCCTCCGCCCCGAATTAGCGGCTCTGGCCCCGCAGGGCGAGCGCCGCATGGGCGCCAATCCTCACGCTAATGGTGGAAAACTGCTCGTTGACCTGCGCTTGCCCGATTTCCGTTCCTACGCGCTCGAAGTCTCCAAACCGGCTACCAGCTACTATAGCAACACTCGTCCGCTTGGGGTCTTTCTCCGCGACATTTTCAAGGAGAACGCGGAGCAGGCCAACTTTCGCTACTTCTGCCCTGATGAGACCAACTCCAACCGTCTCGGCGACGTCTTTGCCGTCCAGAACCGGACCTTTTTGGAACGCATCCTGCCTATCGATGACCACCTCTCGCCGGATGGGCGCGTCATGGAGGTGCTCAGCGAGCATCTCTGCGAAGGCTGGTTAGAGGGGTACCTCCTGACCGGCAGGCATGGTCTGTTCGCCACCTATGAGGCTTTTGCGATGATCGCCGACTCTATGATCATCCAATACTCAAAGTGGCTCGAAGGTTCCCGATCCCTCTCCTGGCGCGCACCGATTGCCTCGCTCAACCTGTTGCTCACCTCCACCTGCTGGCGCAACGATCATAACGGCTTCTCCCATCAGGGGCCGGGCCTCATCGATACCCTGCTCTCGCGCCGGGGGAGCATCGCCCGCATCTACCTGCCGCCTGACGCCAACTGCCTGCTCTCGGTGGCTGACCACTGCCTGCGCAGCCGTGACTACATCAACCTGATCGTGGTCGACAAGCAGCCGCATCTGCAGTATCTCAGCATGGCTGAAGCCATTGAGCACTGCCGGCGTGGCCTCTCGATCTGGCCCTGGGCAGGCAACGAGGATGATAACGAACCGGATGTCGTGCTTGCCTGCGCCGGAGACGTCATGACAATGGAGACCGTGGCCGCCGCCTGGTGGCTCCGCCGCCAGCTCCCGCAGCTCAAAGTACGTGTCGTCAATGTCGTCGATCTGATGACACTCTATCCTCCCGAGCTGCACCCGCACGGCCTCGACCATGCAACCTTCGTCGCCCACTTTACTGAGGCGAAGCCTGTCATCTTCGCCTTTCACGGCTATCAGCGCGCTGTCCATCAGCTCGTACACGGGCGCCCCAATCCGGCCCGCTTCCACGTCCGCGGCTACAACGAGCAGGGAACCACGACCACACCCTTTGATATGGTCGTCCTCAACGAAGTCAGCCGCTACCATCTCTGCCTGCTAGCGATGGAGCACACGCCACGCCTGCGCCATCTCACAGCGCCACTCGTGCGCGAATGCGAGGAGCGGCTGCGTGAACATCATCGCTATATCCGTGAGCACCTGGAGGATATGCCTGAAATACGCGACTGGACCTGGACAGATTAA